A stretch of DNA from Aliarcobacter thereius LMG 24486:
CACACATTATAGAGCTGATTTATCTTTTAATGAAGAGGATTTAATAGCTTCAAAAAAAAGACTTGATAAACTTTATAGAGTTAAGAAAAGAGTTTATGGAGTAAATGCAAATCAAAATGATAAAGATTTTGAGGATAAAGTATTAAAATCTTTAAATGATGATCTAAATACCTCAATAGCCCTATCTTATATTGATGGATTTATATCAAATTCAAATGATAACTTAGATAAAAATCCAAAAGACAAAACTTTAAAACAAAGAATTGTATCAAATATAGAGTTTATAGAAAAACTTTTAGGTATTGGAGGAAGTGATGCTTTTGAGTATTTCCAATTTGGTATTGATGAAGTATTAAAAGATAAAATTGAAAAACTTATTAAAAATAGAAGCGAAGCAAAAGAATCTAAAGATTTTGAAAAAGCAGATAATATAAGAGAAGAGCTTTCAAACTTAAATATTTCTATTATGGATACAGCAAACGGAACTGTTTGGGAAAGATTATAATCTTTTCTCAAACTCTTTAAGTAATTTAGGCATCATTTTACCTATATCTTTAAAATCATACTTAAAACTATATTTTACAAGTTCATATAATTCATGATTTTTATACTTTTTATGCCATCTTTCTTCTTGATTATTATATAAATTATAGTATTCAAATCTGACTCTAAGAGCTTCTGTTAATCTGTCTTTCATTTACAATTCTTATTATTTTAATAAATAAAAAAAGGCCAGAAGATAACTTCTAGCCTTTTACTTTATTTTATTTAAACTTATTAAATAAATGATTTTGAATAAGCTGTATCTGTAAGATTTTGAGTATCAACTACATAAGGTACAAGTGCCATATGTCTTGCTCTTTTGATTGCTTTTTCTACCATTTCTTGAGCATTTTTAGAATTTCCCGTAAGTCTTCTAGGCATAATTTTACCTCTTTCACTCATAGAAATTTTTAATAAATCAATATTTT
This window harbors:
- the rpsR gene encoding 30S ribosomal protein S18, whose amino-acid sequence is MSEKRKYGKKSCKYTEMKIDFIDYKNIDLLKISMSERGKIMPRRLTGNSKNAQEMVEKAIKRARHMALVPYVVDTQNLTDTAYSKSFI